A stretch of the Acidobacteriaceae bacterium genome encodes the following:
- a CDS encoding allantoate amidohydrolase, protein MSDPVLHKRAQNIIERCRELARISDVPGETTRLFLSPATRDAHTLLLWWMRNAGLEGRVDDAGNLRGVRLATGDPAARVVLFSHIDTVPNAGAFDGPLGVVLAIEALEMLAEEPLPFSVEVIAFSEEEGVRFGFPFFGSMAATGQVVPATLERRDQNGVSVAEALYGFGLRPQNIVHSCALAAETFAALEVHIEQGPVLEAEDLSLGVVEAIVGQSRFELTFTGEANHAGTTPMRLRHDALAAAAQWVTEVERYAANYQQLVATVGQLEVSPGAVNVVPGHVRAKLDVRHPKDESRHAAVANLLTKAELAAAQRGVRVSAKALSKQAAVVMNRGLTVALQQAAERAGYETHQMFSGAGHDAMILASRVPTTMLFVRSPGGLSHHPDEAVRVDDVEAALATVLEFLRGVKPSDR, encoded by the coding sequence ATGAGCGATCCCGTGCTTCACAAACGCGCGCAGAACATCATTGAACGATGCCGGGAACTCGCGCGCATAAGCGACGTCCCTGGCGAGACGACGAGACTTTTTCTTTCGCCGGCGACACGCGATGCGCACACGCTGCTGCTTTGGTGGATGCGGAATGCGGGGCTCGAGGGGCGCGTAGACGATGCCGGGAATCTGCGGGGCGTTCGTCTGGCGACGGGAGATCCTGCGGCACGAGTGGTGCTGTTCTCGCACATTGATACCGTCCCTAATGCGGGGGCATTTGACGGGCCGCTGGGCGTGGTGCTCGCAATAGAAGCGCTGGAGATGCTTGCCGAGGAGCCGCTTCCCTTCAGCGTCGAAGTCATTGCGTTCAGCGAGGAAGAGGGCGTGCGGTTCGGGTTTCCGTTCTTTGGGTCGATGGCTGCGACGGGGCAGGTCGTCCCGGCGACGCTGGAGCGGCGAGATCAGAATGGCGTCTCTGTCGCAGAGGCGCTGTATGGGTTTGGATTGCGGCCACAAAATATAGTGCACAGCTGTGCACTGGCGGCAGAGACATTCGCGGCGCTGGAGGTGCACATCGAGCAGGGGCCGGTGCTGGAGGCTGAGGATCTTTCGCTTGGAGTAGTGGAGGCGATTGTCGGGCAGTCGCGCTTCGAGCTGACGTTTACAGGAGAGGCGAATCACGCGGGCACGACACCGATGCGGCTGCGTCATGATGCGCTCGCGGCAGCGGCGCAGTGGGTGACAGAGGTGGAACGTTATGCGGCGAATTATCAGCAGCTCGTCGCAACGGTGGGTCAGCTCGAGGTTTCGCCCGGCGCGGTGAATGTCGTGCCCGGCCATGTGCGCGCGAAGTTGGATGTGCGGCATCCCAAGGACGAGTCGCGGCATGCGGCGGTGGCGAATCTGCTGACCAAGGCAGAGCTCGCGGCGGCGCAGCGCGGAGTCCGGGTGAGCGCGAAGGCGCTCTCGAAACAGGCGGCTGTGGTGATGAATCGCGGGCTCACAGTGGCTTTGCAGCAGGCCGCGGAACGTGCCGGATATGAGACGCACCAGATGTTCTCGGGCGCGGGCCACGATGCGATGATTCTGGCGTCGCGCGTGCCCACCACGATGCTGTTTGTGCGCTCGCCGGGCGGCCTCAGCCACCATCCTGATGAGGCAGTGCGCGTGGATGACGTGGAGGCCGCCCTGGCAACGGTTCTCGAATTCCTGCGCGGCGTAAAGCCTTCGGACAGGTAG
- the allE gene encoding (S)-ureidoglycine aminohydrolase, giving the protein MHQLGLTRSANRRDHLLLTPDTFIRTPLPGLTDGVAIVHVAPQAGAAFTMMTVELEPGGTLTEGPTQRFLYVVEGGLSLTERGSVDPHAMGAGGYAYLPAELEYTLKAETRARVAVIDKPFLPLPHLRGEEPEEAWPWFLIGREEEVASVPLNGDEGLQVRSLLPDSLAFDFACNTMTYAPGAALSQVEIHYMEHGLLMLEGGGIYRLGDDWYPTQAGDFIWMAPFCPQWFGAIGKQPAKYLIYKNFNRHTLG; this is encoded by the coding sequence ATGCATCAACTTGGATTGACACGCAGCGCAAATCGACGCGACCACCTGCTTCTGACGCCGGACACGTTCATCCGCACGCCGCTGCCTGGCCTGACCGATGGCGTGGCGATTGTGCATGTCGCTCCGCAAGCTGGCGCGGCGTTCACGATGATGACCGTGGAACTCGAACCAGGCGGCACGCTTACCGAAGGACCGACGCAGCGATTCCTGTATGTGGTCGAGGGCGGATTGTCTCTGACGGAGCGCGGAAGCGTGGACCCACATGCGATGGGCGCTGGAGGTTATGCCTATCTGCCGGCGGAGCTCGAATACACGCTCAAGGCTGAAACGAGAGCGCGGGTCGCGGTGATCGATAAGCCATTCCTGCCGCTGCCGCATTTGCGTGGCGAGGAGCCAGAGGAGGCGTGGCCGTGGTTCCTGATCGGACGCGAGGAGGAGGTTGCTTCAGTTCCGCTCAACGGCGATGAAGGGCTGCAGGTGCGTTCGTTGCTGCCGGATTCATTGGCCTTTGATTTCGCCTGCAACACGATGACCTATGCGCCCGGCGCGGCTCTTTCGCAGGTGGAGATTCATTACATGGAGCACGGGCTGCTGATGCTGGAGGGCGGTGGAATCTATCGGCTCGGCGATGACTGGTATCCCACACAGGCTGGTGACTTCATCTGGATGGCGCCATTTTGTCCGCAGTGGTTCGGCGCGATCGGCAAGCAGCCTGCGAAGTATCTAATCTACAAAAACTTCAACAGGCACACGCTCGGATGA
- a CDS encoding M20 family metallo-hydrolase has translation MNVSINSDRLLAELHQLARITDCPPTEDASLPEPTQAVTRIVFTPRDLEARAWLKSLAKDAGFSVREDAVGNTFMRWEGSDKAAGVVGTGSHTDAIPHAGMYDGTVGVLGGLEALRSLKESDFRPKRSLELLMFTSEEPTRFGIGCLGSRLLGGVIDAQAADVLPDRLRETDPNAPEGLRLREVRAAAGFTGPLASVKLPAHYYDAWVELHIEQGPLLERGNIQLGIVTNIAAPASYRYTVEGFGGHAGALLMPDRRDALCAAAEIILAVERHALSANARAKSDGESGVDTVATVGMVSVHPGAVNSVPSRVQMTLDIRDTNVGRRESVMDALHADIRMIEQRRGVRVTEELINADQPAQSDPQIVAALEEACREEGASFRRMVSRAYHDTNFIAPIAPVAMLFIPCRNGVSHRPDEYATPEAIALGTRVLARTLAKLSIA, from the coding sequence ATGAACGTCAGCATCAATAGCGATCGTCTTCTCGCCGAGTTGCATCAACTCGCGCGCATCACCGACTGTCCGCCAACTGAGGACGCATCGCTCCCGGAGCCGACGCAGGCGGTCACGCGAATCGTCTTCACGCCGCGGGATCTCGAAGCGCGCGCGTGGCTGAAGTCGCTCGCCAAGGATGCAGGCTTCAGCGTGCGCGAGGATGCTGTGGGCAACACGTTTATGCGGTGGGAGGGGAGCGATAAGGCAGCGGGCGTGGTCGGGACGGGATCCCACACGGACGCGATTCCGCATGCGGGCATGTACGACGGCACGGTGGGCGTACTGGGCGGATTGGAAGCGTTGCGGTCATTGAAGGAATCGGATTTTCGACCGAAGCGTTCGCTCGAGTTGCTGATGTTCACCAGTGAGGAGCCGACGCGGTTTGGCATTGGATGCCTGGGGTCGCGGCTGCTCGGCGGTGTGATCGACGCGCAGGCTGCGGATGTACTTCCTGATCGATTGCGTGAGACAGATCCAAACGCTCCCGAAGGGCTGCGGCTACGCGAAGTGCGAGCGGCGGCGGGTTTCACTGGTCCGCTTGCTAGTGTGAAGCTGCCGGCGCACTACTACGACGCCTGGGTGGAGCTGCACATTGAGCAGGGGCCGCTGCTCGAGCGCGGCAACATTCAGCTCGGGATTGTGACGAACATCGCCGCGCCGGCGAGCTATCGGTACACAGTCGAAGGCTTTGGTGGACATGCTGGAGCGCTGCTGATGCCGGACCGGCGGGATGCGCTTTGCGCGGCTGCCGAGATCATCCTCGCAGTGGAACGGCATGCGCTGAGCGCCAATGCGCGAGCGAAGTCCGATGGGGAAAGCGGCGTAGATACTGTCGCGACGGTCGGAATGGTGTCGGTGCATCCCGGAGCGGTTAACTCGGTGCCCTCGCGTGTGCAGATGACGCTCGATATCCGCGACACGAATGTCGGTCGCCGGGAGTCGGTGATGGATGCGCTGCACGCTGATATTCGGATGATCGAGCAACGCCGCGGAGTGCGTGTGACGGAGGAGTTGATCAACGCGGATCAGCCGGCGCAGTCCGACCCGCAGATCGTTGCGGCGCTCGAGGAGGCGTGCCGGGAAGAGGGTGCGAGTTTCAGGCGGATGGTGTCGCGCGCGTACCATGACACGAATTTCATCGCGCCGATTGCGCCTGTGGCGATGCTGTTTATTCCCTGCCGAAACGGCGTCTCTCATCGGCCTGACGAGTACGCCACGCCTGAGGCGATTGCGCTGGGCACGCGAGTGCTCGCCCGGACACTCGCAAAACTCTCTATCGCATAA
- a CDS encoding NAD-dependent succinate-semialdehyde dehydrogenase — MSIQTINPATGELLRSFEPLTPQGLDAKLALAYAASRSYPSEPLAQRAFWMRRLAHLLDAEQTDLATMMVTEMGKTITAARAEVEKCARACRHYAENSEAMLAPEFIATEHARSYVRWDPLGVVLAVMPWNFPLWQVFRFLAPALMAGNVGLLKHASNVPQCALAIEALVRRAGFPRGVFQTLLIEAKQVEKVLADDRVAAVTVTGSEAAGRAVGAQAGYFIKKSVLELGGSDPFIVMPSADLTEAIKSAVQARCINNGQSCIAAKRFIVHESVYRTFEERFVEQMAAQVVGDPMAEATQIGPLATQQIAEDLQRQVDAAINAGGRLLTGGRRLSRDGNFFSPTVIVGLPRTAQVAREETFGPLAFLFKVPSLDEAISLANDTPFGLGASCWTNETAEQQRLALELQSGSVFFNTPVASDPRLPFGGIKHSGYGRELSAAGMREFMNAKTVVVAATARPAGPKQGEEAKFVLPVREQPLMTAKAEAKKNKARGGIATLGLTERNDE, encoded by the coding sequence ATGTCCATTCAAACCATCAATCCCGCGACCGGTGAGCTGCTGCGCAGCTTCGAGCCACTTACGCCTCAAGGCCTTGATGCAAAGCTGGCGCTTGCGTACGCGGCCAGCCGCAGCTATCCCTCTGAGCCGCTGGCGCAGCGGGCGTTCTGGATGCGACGGCTGGCCCATCTGCTGGACGCTGAGCAGACCGACCTGGCCACGATGATGGTGACGGAGATGGGTAAGACCATCACGGCCGCTCGTGCCGAGGTGGAAAAGTGTGCGCGCGCTTGCCGGCATTACGCCGAGAATAGCGAGGCCATGCTGGCGCCGGAGTTTATCGCGACCGAGCATGCGCGCAGCTATGTGCGCTGGGATCCGCTGGGCGTGGTGCTGGCAGTCATGCCGTGGAATTTTCCGCTCTGGCAGGTGTTCCGGTTTCTGGCGCCGGCGCTGATGGCGGGCAACGTCGGACTGCTGAAGCATGCCTCGAACGTGCCGCAGTGTGCGCTGGCAATCGAAGCGCTGGTGCGGCGCGCCGGCTTTCCGCGCGGTGTATTTCAGACGTTACTGATCGAAGCCAAGCAGGTGGAGAAGGTGCTTGCGGATGACCGCGTGGCTGCGGTGACGGTGACAGGCTCAGAGGCTGCGGGCCGGGCGGTGGGAGCGCAGGCGGGGTACTTCATCAAGAAGAGTGTGCTTGAGCTTGGCGGCAGTGATCCGTTCATCGTGATGCCGTCGGCGGATCTGACTGAGGCAATCAAGAGCGCGGTGCAGGCGCGGTGCATCAACAACGGCCAGAGTTGCATCGCTGCCAAGCGGTTCATTGTGCATGAGTCGGTGTATCGCACCTTCGAGGAGCGCTTCGTCGAACAGATGGCGGCGCAGGTCGTTGGCGACCCGATGGCGGAGGCGACGCAGATTGGACCGCTGGCGACGCAGCAGATCGCGGAGGACTTGCAGAGGCAGGTGGATGCCGCGATCAACGCCGGCGGGCGGCTGCTTACAGGCGGAAGGCGCCTAAGCCGAGACGGAAACTTCTTTTCGCCAACGGTAATTGTGGGGTTGCCACGCACCGCGCAAGTGGCGCGCGAGGAGACATTTGGGCCGCTCGCGTTTCTGTTCAAGGTGCCGTCGCTCGACGAGGCCATTTCTCTGGCGAACGATACGCCGTTCGGGCTGGGAGCAAGCTGCTGGACGAATGAAACTGCTGAGCAGCAGAGGCTCGCGCTGGAGTTGCAGAGCGGATCGGTGTTCTTCAATACGCCGGTCGCGAGCGACCCGCGGCTGCCGTTCGGCGGCATCAAGCATAGCGGCTATGGGCGTGAGCTCTCCGCGGCCGGGATGCGTGAGTTTATGAACGCGAAAACCGTGGTGGTCGCCGCGACTGCGCGACCAGCGGGTCCGAAGCAGGGCGAAGAGGCCAAGTTTGTTTTACCTGTGCGCGAGCAGCCGCTGATGACAGCGAAAGCTGAGGCGAAGAAGAACAAGGCGCGCGGCGGAATTGCGACGCTCGGATTGACGGAGCGCAACGACGAGTAG
- a CDS encoding M1 family metallopeptidase: MYDGLVRSPIVPTLAAVLLFTVACNGQTPASTAQSSNYKPLETFAPLTLPDPVNVYRSSDGAPGPQYWQNRADYELHAAIDTQSKTLTCTELITYTNNSPDTLTSLWLHLEQNIYRKDSRSSAFASEFRRRRGPAITGPTNTEGYVLESVEIQPLGKAHQAAIKAAAVIADTRMQIELPEAFALRHGEQIRVRIRYHYTIPGLFGGRTSWGKAQQGEIYDIAQWYPRMCVYDDLHGWDTLPYLANEFYLEYGHFDYYVTVPANMIVAGSGALVNANEVLTSAEQSRLAQARTSDKTVMIRTAEDVDRAVASTTTQTKTWHYTMDSTRDVVFSASAAFLWDAAAINVPEGAGHAAHKALAQSVYPIESAGDGAWGRSTEYLKDAVEHFSARWYPYPYPNAINVAGFSSGMEYPGVLFDGINDKGAPLFWVTAHEIGHTWFPMVVGFNERRDAWMDEGFNTFIDIFESDEFEHGVYGPKRDAEFAPDPKLPPADQIVKVLNDPDAPPIMTRADAIRETYRHPVTYFKSAFGLVLLRDDILGPERFDFAFRKFIRDWAFKHPSPSDFFRAMDSEGGEDLSYFWRGWYFNNWKLDLAVTAATYVDANDPAKGLRVTVENHDKLVLPSTLRVELASGGQVDVAVPAETWMQNTSHTFVVSITGPANSVTIDPDHVVPDVDRSNNTFTLGH, from the coding sequence ATGTACGATGGGCTCGTGCGCTCCCCGATCGTTCCCACTCTTGCTGCCGTTCTTCTTTTCACTGTTGCGTGCAACGGACAGACGCCAGCGTCTACTGCGCAGAGTTCCAATTACAAGCCGCTCGAGACGTTTGCACCGCTGACACTGCCGGACCCGGTCAACGTCTACCGCTCATCCGATGGTGCTCCGGGGCCGCAGTATTGGCAGAATCGCGCCGATTATGAGTTGCATGCTGCGATCGACACGCAGAGCAAGACGCTGACGTGCACCGAGCTGATTACGTATACGAACAACTCGCCCGACACGCTGACGTCACTGTGGTTGCATCTCGAGCAGAACATTTATCGGAAGGACTCACGCTCATCCGCGTTTGCGTCGGAGTTTCGGCGCCGGCGCGGGCCGGCAATCACCGGACCTACGAACACTGAGGGGTACGTGCTCGAGTCCGTTGAAATTCAGCCGCTCGGAAAGGCGCACCAGGCGGCGATCAAAGCTGCGGCGGTTATTGCAGACACGCGCATGCAGATTGAATTGCCGGAGGCGTTTGCGCTACGTCACGGCGAGCAGATCCGAGTGCGCATCCGATATCACTACACGATCCCGGGGCTGTTTGGCGGACGCACGTCCTGGGGCAAGGCGCAGCAGGGTGAGATCTACGACATCGCGCAGTGGTACCCGCGCATGTGCGTCTACGACGACCTGCACGGATGGGATACGCTGCCGTATCTCGCGAACGAGTTTTACCTCGAGTACGGGCACTTCGACTACTACGTCACGGTGCCGGCGAACATGATCGTGGCTGGTTCCGGAGCGCTGGTGAATGCGAACGAGGTGCTGACGAGCGCAGAACAGTCGCGTCTCGCACAAGCGCGGACGAGCGACAAGACGGTGATGATCCGCACGGCTGAGGACGTGGATCGCGCGGTCGCATCCACGACCACGCAGACGAAGACGTGGCACTACACCATGGATTCGACGCGCGATGTGGTGTTTTCGGCGTCGGCCGCGTTCCTGTGGGATGCAGCGGCGATCAATGTACCTGAGGGAGCCGGGCACGCGGCGCATAAAGCGTTGGCACAGAGCGTGTATCCGATCGAGTCGGCCGGTGACGGTGCGTGGGGGCGTTCAACCGAATACCTGAAGGACGCGGTCGAGCACTTTTCTGCCCGCTGGTATCCGTATCCGTACCCGAACGCCATCAATGTAGCGGGCTTCTCCTCCGGCATGGAGTACCCCGGCGTGCTGTTCGACGGCATCAACGACAAGGGCGCGCCGCTGTTCTGGGTGACGGCGCACGAGATCGGGCACACATGGTTTCCCATGGTGGTGGGCTTCAATGAGCGGCGCGATGCGTGGATGGATGAGGGCTTCAATACGTTCATCGACATCTTCGAAAGTGATGAATTTGAGCACGGAGTCTATGGGCCGAAGCGGGACGCGGAGTTCGCGCCTGATCCGAAGCTGCCGCCGGCGGATCAGATTGTAAAAGTGTTGAACGACCCCGACGCGCCGCCGATCATGACGCGGGCGGATGCAATTCGCGAGACCTATCGTCATCCTGTGACTTACTTCAAATCGGCGTTCGGGCTCGTGCTGCTGCGCGATGACATTCTTGGGCCGGAACGATTCGACTTCGCGTTTCGCAAGTTCATCCGCGACTGGGCGTTCAAGCATCCGAGCCCGTCGGATTTCTTCCGTGCAATGGATTCCGAAGGTGGCGAAGACCTGAGCTACTTCTGGCGGGGATGGTACTTCAACAACTGGAAGCTCGACCTGGCGGTAACCGCCGCGACGTATGTTGACGCGAACGACCCCGCGAAAGGTTTGCGCGTGACTGTTGAGAACCACGACAAGCTCGTGCTTCCCTCGACGCTGCGAGTGGAGCTTGCGAGCGGAGGGCAGGTGGACGTCGCCGTGCCGGCGGAGACATGGATGCAGAACACCAGCCACACGTTCGTGGTCTCGATCACCGGACCTGCAAACTCGGTAACCATCGATCCGGATCACGTTGTGCCGGACGTCGACCGCAGCAACAACACATTCACGCTCGGCCACTGA
- a CDS encoding carboxypeptidase-like regulatory domain-containing protein, with protein MCLLLLSPGSRGQSAAPPPQAAPAGPANASAQVSTGGTKVHGTITDPDGELIPGATVTFTPAKGPGRTVKSGSDGTYNITITPGSYTMLVSMPGFASYLMTNLRVPAVASTTLDAKLKIGQENTVINVEASAVQLSVDPDSNASSTILQGKDLEALSDDPDELQSELTALAGPSAGPNGGQIYVDGFTGGQLPPKSSIREIRINQNPFSAEYDKLGYGRVEVFTKPGTDKLHGNFQINGNPSQFNSGTPPSFSSTPIIQPPYHTMFMFGNLTGPLTKTASYNLGGTFRQIQDDEYTTAQILATSPGSQALCNPGATGCSLSTFQQETYYPQLRVDVNPRLDLALGEKNVMTMRYQFVRNTSTNGGISNRTIPTAGFNSSSMSNILQLSDTETFSSKLVNETRFEYEREHVATNALNNLPTVTVSGDFTAGGYSGQNLSDHQDHYEFQNYTSLQLKKNFIRMGARLRATREAENTEGNTNGEFVYSTLTTCVPSSTTTCPTIDNSYQTGSPREFTYTQVNNHTIDDTYTDLGLYAETDWKPRQNMTVSYGARYETQNHLRDHHDFAPRVAINYGLFTGHGAPKTVLRGGFGIFYDRFAQGSILTLQQENGTNETVYTVENPGGTCTPNLNQPITQALISACIGNASASTQTTYSAASNLRTPYTMESAVGADQQVGRFGTLSINYVHSQGVHEFATQNINYDPTKPGPLSASTGPQYQFFSGGIFNQNQLILNGRAQTTKWLSIFGYYSLNSAHGDTSGGFVTTPFNIKADYGRTTFDVRNRFFVAGSITLPHYIQFSPFMIGQSGTPFNITTGTDNNNDSILNDRPYLANGATPNGRTIESIPGCGTFAQPGTPGLPANSSIVPINYCTGPSLFTLNFRLTKTWGFGGLRNAQAASAGGQGGGPGGSGGGGHHGGGGGGGGRGGPGGGPGFFGGGGSSTGKRYNVALGMQVQNLFGNNDLSTPNGVLTSPQFGQSTALQGGPYTTQSAIRRILLQASFNF; from the coding sequence GGAGCCGCGGTCAATCGGCCGCGCCACCGCCGCAGGCTGCGCCTGCCGGCCCGGCAAATGCCTCCGCGCAGGTTTCCACCGGCGGAACAAAGGTTCATGGAACGATCACGGATCCGGACGGAGAACTGATTCCTGGAGCCACGGTGACGTTTACGCCGGCGAAGGGACCGGGCCGCACGGTCAAGTCCGGCTCTGATGGCACGTACAACATCACCATCACGCCAGGCAGCTACACGATGCTGGTGTCGATGCCGGGATTCGCCTCGTACCTGATGACCAACCTGAGGGTCCCGGCGGTTGCGAGCACTACGCTCGACGCAAAGCTGAAGATCGGGCAGGAGAACACGGTCATTAACGTCGAGGCCAGCGCCGTGCAGCTCAGCGTCGACCCGGATTCCAACGCGAGCTCGACGATCCTGCAGGGCAAGGACCTCGAGGCGCTCTCGGACGATCCTGACGAGTTGCAGAGCGAGTTGACCGCTCTTGCCGGCCCATCCGCGGGACCGAACGGCGGACAGATCTACGTTGACGGCTTCACCGGCGGACAGCTTCCGCCGAAGTCGTCCATCCGCGAGATCCGCATCAACCAGAACCCGTTCTCGGCCGAGTACGACAAGCTCGGCTATGGGCGCGTTGAGGTGTTTACGAAGCCGGGCACAGATAAATTGCACGGCAATTTCCAGATCAACGGGAACCCATCCCAGTTCAATTCGGGAACACCGCCTTCGTTCAGCTCGACTCCGATCATTCAGCCGCCGTACCACACGATGTTCATGTTCGGGAACCTGACAGGCCCGTTGACCAAGACTGCCTCGTACAACCTGGGCGGAACGTTCCGGCAGATTCAGGACGATGAATATACGACGGCTCAGATACTGGCTACATCGCCGGGATCTCAGGCGCTCTGCAACCCGGGAGCCACCGGCTGCAGCCTCAGCACTTTCCAGCAGGAAACGTACTATCCGCAGCTGCGTGTCGACGTGAATCCGCGCCTGGATCTGGCGCTGGGTGAAAAGAACGTGATGACGATGCGCTATCAATTTGTGAGAAACACTTCAACGAATGGTGGCATCTCGAACCGGACGATTCCCACGGCCGGCTTCAATTCGAGCAGCATGAGTAACATCCTGCAACTCAGCGATACCGAGACCTTCAGTTCGAAGTTGGTGAACGAGACGCGGTTTGAGTATGAGCGCGAGCATGTAGCCACGAATGCGCTGAACAATCTTCCAACCGTGACCGTCTCGGGAGATTTCACGGCCGGCGGGTACTCGGGTCAGAACCTGTCGGATCATCAGGACCACTACGAGTTTCAGAACTATACGTCCCTGCAGCTGAAGAAGAATTTCATTCGGATGGGCGCGCGGTTGCGGGCCACAAGGGAGGCGGAGAACACTGAAGGCAACACAAATGGCGAATTCGTATATTCGACTTTGACTACCTGTGTGCCTTCCTCGACAACGACCTGCCCGACGATAGACAACAGCTACCAAACCGGAAGTCCGCGCGAGTTCACGTATACGCAGGTGAACAATCATACGATCGACGATACCTACACCGACCTCGGTTTATACGCGGAGACGGATTGGAAGCCGCGTCAGAACATGACCGTCAGTTATGGTGCGCGGTACGAGACCCAGAATCATCTGCGCGACCACCATGACTTTGCCCCGCGCGTAGCGATCAACTATGGATTGTTCACCGGGCATGGCGCGCCCAAGACAGTGTTGCGCGGTGGGTTTGGTATCTTCTATGACCGTTTCGCGCAGGGCAGCATTCTGACGCTGCAGCAGGAGAACGGTACGAATGAGACTGTGTACACCGTAGAAAATCCAGGGGGCACGTGTACGCCAAATTTGAATCAGCCGATTACCCAGGCGCTGATTAGTGCTTGCATTGGAAATGCATCGGCAAGCACACAAACGACCTACAGCGCTGCATCGAATCTACGCACACCGTACACGATGGAGAGCGCGGTAGGTGCGGACCAGCAGGTTGGGCGGTTTGGAACTCTCTCCATCAACTACGTACATTCCCAGGGTGTTCATGAGTTTGCTACACAGAACATCAACTACGACCCGACGAAGCCTGGGCCATTGAGTGCTTCAACGGGTCCTCAATACCAGTTCTTTTCCGGGGGCATTTTCAATCAAAATCAATTGATTTTGAACGGAAGAGCGCAAACAACGAAATGGCTGTCGATCTTCGGCTATTACTCGTTGAACTCGGCTCACGGCGACACATCGGGCGGATTTGTCACGACGCCGTTCAACATCAAGGCGGACTACGGTCGCACAACCTTCGACGTGCGTAACCGGTTCTTCGTGGCAGGCTCCATCACACTGCCCCACTACATCCAGTTCAGCCCGTTCATGATCGGGCAGAGTGGAACTCCGTTCAACATTACGACCGGAACCGACAACAATAACGATTCGATTCTGAACGACCGGCCATATCTGGCAAATGGCGCAACACCGAATGGCAGAACCATCGAATCAATTCCGGGTTGCGGCACATTCGCACAGCCGGGTACGCCCGGGCTGCCCGCGAACTCGTCGATTGTCCCCATCAACTACTGCACGGGACCGTCACTGTTTACGCTCAACTTCCGCCTTACGAAGACCTGGGGATTCGGCGGGTTGCGCAACGCGCAGGCGGCTTCCGCCGGTGGGCAAGGCGGCGGTCCGGGTGGCTCTGGCGGAGGAGGACATCACGGTGGTGGTGGTGGTGGCGGTGGTCGCGGTGGACCGGGCGGCGGTCCTGGCTTCTTCGGCGGCGGAGGTTCGAGCACTGGCAAGCGCTACAACGTCGCGCTGGGTATGCAGGTGCAGAACCTTTTCGGCAACAATGATCTCTCCACTCCCAACGGCGTCCTGACCTCGCCGCAGTTTGGTCAATCGACGGCGTTGCAAGGCGGTCCGTACACGACACAGTCTGCAATCCGGCGTATTTTGCTGCAGGCCTCGTTCAACTTCTAA